The Elaeis guineensis isolate ETL-2024a chromosome 14, EG11, whole genome shotgun sequence genome has a segment encoding these proteins:
- the LOC105057756 gene encoding uncharacterized protein At5g19025 translates to MLHPFCPLTTMSSSSSSSSSSKSKRNPNPSPNSSNHVPNSSCLLPCRHSPAATLDLLILVLVLFSCAFLIISSVSHLARALSLLLLPLLRPLAASFHATPLPYLAAFFLPLLLAAAVIAAVELSHRAHPWWPFWRRRRCGNPRCRGLRKAFEFDVQFQTEEVLRSPPAAAALWKEIDGLPWKGGQEGNNPDYECLRTELRRLAPPNGRAVLLFRSRCGCPIAKLEGWAPKRGRRHKKGMTNLALGGGKR, encoded by the exons ATGCTCCACCCCTTCTGCCCCCTCACCACTatgtcctcctcctcctcatcctcctcttcctccaaatccaaacgaaaccctaaccctagtccTAATTCTTCGAACCATGTCCCTAATTCTAGCTGCCTTTTGCCGTGCAGGCACTCGCCGGCGGCTACCCTCGACCTCCTCATCCTGGTCCTCGTCCTCTTCTCTTGCGCTTTTCTCATCATTTCTTCCGTCTCCCACCTTGCTCGCgccctctccctcctcctcctcccactCCTACGCCCCCTCGCCGCCTCCTTCCACGCCACCCCCCTCCCCTATCTCGCCGCCttcttcctccccctcctcctcgcCGCCGCCGTCATCGCCGCTGTCGAGCTCTCCCACCGCGCCCATCCCTGGTGGCCCTTCTGGCGCCGCCGCCGCTGCGGCAACCCCCGCTGCCGCGGCCTCCGGAAGGCCTTCGAGTTCGACGTCCAGTTCCAGACCGAGGAGGTCCTCCGCTCCCCTCCCGCCGCCGCCGCCTTGTGGAAGGAGATCGATGGCCTCCCCTGGAAGGGGGGGCAGGAGGGGAACAATCCTGACTACGAATGCCTCCGCACCGAGCTCCGGCGGTTGGCGCCCCCCAACGGCCGCGCCGTGCTGCTCTTCCGCTCTCGATGCGGGTGCCCAATCGCTAAGCTCGAGGGCTGGGCCCCCAAGCGGGGCCGCCGTCACAAAAA GGGCATGACCAACTTGGCTCTTGGGGGAGGAAAAAGGTGA
- the LOC105057755 gene encoding probable serine/threonine-protein kinase PBL7, with translation MAVQHIASPPQSPSFHGSSHHGSQQHSHHGIFTLNSTILIAAPIVVVLVLLVAFSLLLIFHRAKTKKNSCNSSTCNSSFRKNSFDRKQLSKCGFHINANAIGYSPDVRSCIYGGRLGFPLQDRKKGAQVFTYKELELATDGFSEGNAIGNGGFGVVYRGTLSDGTIAAIKLLHREGKQGEREFRMEVDLLSGLNSRYLVGLLGYCADQHHRLLVFEFMSNGSLQQHLHLTLKNKNHRPLDWWTRLRIALDCARGLEFLHEHTMPAVIHRDFKCSNILLDQNYRAKVSDFGMAKVGSDKINGQVLTRVLGTSGYVAPEYASTGKLTTKSDVYSYGVVLLELLTGRVPVDTTRPPGEHVLVSWALPRLTNREKVVEMVDPALQGQFSKKELIQIAAIAAVCVQSEAEYRPLMVDVVQSLIPLVKNPATSCPTTPSRYHHQIAIPIS, from the exons ATGGCAGTCCAACATATTGCTTCCCCTCCACAGTCTCCATCTTTCCATGGTAGTAGCCACCATGGCTCCCAACAACACAGCCACCATGGGATCTTTACCTTGAATTCCACCATACTTATTGCTGCACCCATTGTTGTAGTTTTAGTACTACTTGTGGCCTTCTCACTTCTGCTAATATTTCATCGAGCAAAGACTAAGAAGAACAGTTGCAACAGCAGCACCTGCAATAGCAGCTTCAGAAAGAACAGTTTTGACAGGAAGCAGCTTTCAAAGTGTGGTTTTCACATCAATGCCAACGCCATCGGTTATAGCCCGG ATGTTAGGAGTTGCATTTATGGTGGGAGGTTGGGATTTCCATTGCAAGATAGGAAAAAAGGAGCACAGGTTTTCACCTATAAGGAGCTTGAGTTGGCCACAGATGGATTCAGTGAGGGCAATGCCATTGGGAATGGGGGGTTTGGGGTGGTGTACAGAGGAACTTTGAGTGATGGGACTATTGCAGCGATCAAGCTGTTGCATAGAGAGGGAAAGCAGGGGGAGAGGGAATTCAGGATGGAG GTCGATCTTTTAAGCGGATTAAACTCCAGATACTTGGTTGGGCTACTTGGTTACTGTGCCGACCAACACCACCGGCTCCTTGTGTTTGAATTCATGAGTAATGGCAGCCTACAGCAGCACCTCCACCTAACTTTAAAAAACAAGAATCACCGGCCTCTTGATTGGTGGACCAGGCTGAGGATTGCCTTGGACTGTGCTCGAGGCCTTGAGTTCCTCCATGAGCACACAATGCCAGCAGTTATTCACAGGGATTTCAAATGCAGCAACATCTTATTGGACCAAAATTATAGAGCCAAGGTCTCTGATTTCGGCATGGCCAAAGTAGGCTCTGATAAGATTAATGGTCAGGTCCTGACCCGTGTCCTGGGGACTTCTGGATATGTCGCACCTGA GTATGCATCAACCGGCAAGTTGACTACAAAATCAGATGTTTACAGTTATGGTGTGGTGCTGCTTGAGCTTCTGACTGGCCGTGTACCGGTTGATACAACAAGGCCTCCTGGAGAACATGTTCTTGTCTCATGG GCTCTTCCTCGACTTACCAACCGAGAGAAAGTTGTGGAAATGGTGGATCCAGCTCTGCAAGGCCAATTTTCAAAGAAAGAGCTAATTCAG ATTGCTGCAATCGCGGCTGTTTGTGTGCAATCAGAAGCTGAATACCGGCCTCTTATGGTGGATGTGGTTCAATCTTTAATCCCTCTCGTGAAAAACCCGGCCACATCTTGCCCAACTACTCCTTCAAGATATCACCATCAAATTGCCATTCCTATATCATAA